A window of Lysobacter sp. TY2-98 genomic DNA:
CTGCGTCATGTGCTCGACGGCGCAGGCGAGGCATTGCTGATCCGGTTGTCGCCGCTCGCGGCGAGGGGCGGCCTCTGCTTGTCGCTCGAAAGCGACTAGCGCGCTGCGCTTACGCCAGCGCGAGGCCCAATGCGGCGACGAACACCAGCGTCGCCATGCCCATCACGCTGAACACCATGTCCTTCGGCGTGCGGCCGCGTGCCCACAGCCAGATGCCCGACAGCCCGAGCAGCACCATGCCGATCGCGAAGCTGGTCTGGAGCACGCGCCAGAACAGACCACCGCTGACGCCCTTGTGCAGCCGGAGCAGGGCGGCCAGCGGCGACTGCTCGCTGCGCTTGAGTTCCGCAGTGAGGTTGCCCGGCACGTAGTCGAACGACCACGAATGGCGCGCGCTGCCGCCCGACAGTGACCACTTCGCCGGTTGCTTCACGTCGCGCCCTTCGACGCGACCGCCTTCCGGTCGACCACCGCGCACGCTCGTCGCGTCGAGCTGGTACGCGCTGCGCAGCCAGTTCGCGAGCGCCTTCGGGTTCGCACGCGCATCGGCCGGCACTTCGATCGTCAACGTACCGGTCTCGCGCGACTTGCCCTGCGGCCATGCGCTGTCGCCCATGCGATTGGCGAGGAACAGGCCGGTCAGGCCGAACAGCACGGCGGCGAGCGCGCCCCACGCACCCACCCACAGATGGATCTGTCGCACCCAGCGATAGACGCCGTTGCGCGTGGTGGAGCGGGGCTTGGCAGGGTTCGGATTCATGAGCTCGTACGTCGTCGATATTGGTTGAGGCGCAGCGTCGCAGGCGTGGAATCAGGTCTCGGCCCAGCGCCGCAAAAGGTTGTGATAGATGCCGGTGAGTCGAAGTAGAGACTCGCGGTCTGCGCCGGTTGCGGTGAGCGTCTGGATCGACGAATCGAGCTCGAACAACGTGCGACGCTGGCTGTCGTCGCGCACCAGACTCTGGATCCAGAAGAACGACGCCAGCCGCTCCCCGCGCGTCACCGGCGTGACCCGATGCAGGCTGCTCGACGGATAGACGATCGCATCGCCCGCGGCGAGTTTCACCTCGTGCTCGCCGTAGGTGTCGTGGATGATCAGCTCGCCGCCGTCGTAGTCCTCGGGTTCGTTGAGGAACAGCGTGCATGAGATGTCGCTACGGATCGGCTGCGATGGCGCACCATCGACAGACATCACCGCGCCATCGACATGGAAGCCGTATTCGCCGCCACCGCGATAGCGATTGAAGCGCGGCGGGAAGATGCGTGCGGGCAGCGTCGCCGCATGGAAGAGCGGATTGCGCGACACCGCGTCGAGCACCAGCGCAGCGAGGCGCTGGCGCAGCGGCGACGTGTCCGGCAACTGCTCGTTCCGCTTCACCTGCGCGCCCTGCGGACCGACGGTCGCGCGACCGTCGGTCCAGTCGGCCTCGACGAGCGCCCGACGCATCTGCGCCAGCGTGTCGCCATCGAGAACGCCGGGCACGTGCAGGAGCATCGTCAGAACCTCACGTTGAAGGTCAGCAGCGCCGAACGCGGCTGGCCGGGCGTATAGCGATAGCCGCTCTTGTTGATGGCTGCAACGTAGTCGGTGTCGGCGAGGTTGTAGAGGTTGAGTCGGACGTCCAAGGCCTCGCTGAATGCATAGCTCGCGACTGCGTCGAACACCCAGTAATCACCCGTCGACGCCGGCGTGCCGATCGCACCGTCCGTGCCGCGCTTCATCTCACCCGAATAGCGCGCGCCGCCGCCGAGCGTCAGGCCGTTGTCGAAGCGATACGTCGTCCACGCGGTGAATGCGCGGTCCGGCGTGTAGGGCACGGCGTTCGAACCGTCACGCGCGACGCTCGGGCCCTTGAGCACTTCCGCGTCCATCTTCGTGTAGCCCGCGGACACCCACCACTGCTTCGTGAGCTGACCGACCGCGCTCAGTTCGATGCCGCGCACGCGCTTCTCGCCGGCTTGCTGGTACTGCGTGCCGCTCGACGGATCGGGTATGACTTCGTTCTCGATGCGCGTGTCGTACAGCGCTGCGGTGAGCAGCAGCGCGTCGTCCGAGAAGCTCCACTTGCCGCCGATTTCCGCGGTGCTCGTCTTCTGTGGGGCGTAGCCCGGCTTGTTCGGGCTGTTGGCCGCGCCGCTGAGTTCAAGCGTCGAGCCGCCCGGTGGCTGGTAGGACACGGCGTAATTCGCGTACAGGCTCGACGCCGGCGTCGGCTTGTACAGCGCGCCGACCTTCCAGTTCACCAGCGTGTCCGAGTCGCCGCTGTTGAGGTAGGGCAGGACGGTTCCCACGGGTGCACCGTTGCATGCCGGCGAGTTCGACGTCGCACTGACGGTCGCAATGCAGGCGCGCGCATTACGGTAGTGGCTGTCGTAGCGATCGAATCGAAGGCCGCCGTTGACCTGCCACTGTTCGCCAAAGCTGATCGTGTCGAAGGCGTAGGCCGCGATCGTGTTGACGCGGCCGTAGCTGTCCGCGCCGTTGTGGCCCCAGACCAGACCGGTGACGTTCGGATCGGGGTGGTAGAGATTCGCCGCCGGCCACGTGGTGCCGTTGAGAGGCGCGACGCCGCGCTGGTCGAGCGTTTCGCGAACGAATTCCACGCCCGTGCTGAGGTCGTGCCGCACCGCGCCTTCACCGAAATGCGTGACCAGGCTGGTCTGGTTCGTGACGATCGAATTGACCTGGTCCTTGAAGGTCGGATTGCTGCGCGCCAGCGTCCACGTCGACATGTCGTTCGGGTCCGGCGTCTTGAGATTCGCCGCAGTCGCCGTGAACGATGTCAGCATGTAGTCCTGCGATGTGCGGCCCCAGCGCGTGATGTTGCGCAGCTGTGAACCGTTGTCGGTCATGTGTTCGACGCGCAGCGTCGCCATGTCCGCGTTGACGTGGTCGAAGTCGGACGTCGTGCCGTAGAAGTGGGTCGAATCGACGCGGGGCGCGCTGGAAATGTACGGGCGCGTCGGATCCGGCGACGAGTAGCCGGGCAGGCCGATCGTGGGCACCCAGCCATCCGGAATGTTGTCCTGTTTCACGTGCAGCAGGTCGAGATGCGTGCGCGTCGGGCCGTCGAGGCCGAAGCCCAGCGACGCGGCGACGCCCCAGCGATCGTTGTGCACGCGATCGCGCCCAGGCACGCCGCTGTCCTGTGCCATCAGGTTGACGCGCAGTGCCGTGCTGTCACTCAGGTGACGGTTGAAGTCGGCGACGCCGCGCAGCTGATCGTCCGTACCGACCGACAGCGAAGCGCTGTTCGCGTCGCGCAGGTTTGCGCGCTTGGTGACGAGGTTGATCGAACCGGTCGGTGAGCTGCGGCCGGTGTCGGTACCGGCCGGGCCCTTGGTGACTTCGATCTGATCGACGTTGAACACGTCACGGCTGACCGCGCCCAGATCGCGGATCCCATCCACGAAAATGTTGCCCGACGTGTCGAAGCCGCGCATGTAGATGGCGTCGCCGGTGCTGGTCGCGCCGTTTTCGCCGGCGTAGAAGGTGCCGACGCCCGGGCTGTTGCGCAGCGCTTCGGTCAGCGACGTCGCGCCCTGTTCGTTGAACAGGTCGTTGCCGATTACGTTGATCGTCTGCGTCGTGTCGACCAGCGTCTGCGTGAATTTCGCCGAGCTGGCCTCGCCGTTGTACCGCTTGGTGCGCGCGCCGTAGACCTTGACGCGGTCGAGCGTCTCCTTGTCGTCCGGCGCCGGGCTGGCGGCGGTGGCATTGAAGGTCGCGCCGAGCGCGAGACCGGCAAGCAGCGACGCGCCGAGGGCGCGCGGGGCGTGCTTGCGACTCCTGATGTGGGCCATGGGATCCGTTGATCGTGAAAGGGCTGCCGGGCTCGCGGGTGACCGGCCGTGGCGCTATTGAAACGCAATTAAGAATGATTCGCAATTGCGAATTGAGCGCAGGCGGTGGACTGGCGGACCGGCGCCGTCAGGCACACAGCGGATTTAGCGGTCGTCGCGTGTCCAGATCACGCCGTCGACCACCTCGACGGGGAACTTCGCGACGGGCAGGTACGCCGGGCCGCAGAGCGCGCGGCCGCTGCGCAGGTCGAAACGCGCGCCATGCAGCACGCACTCGACGACACCTTCGTCGGCATCGACGGGGCCGGCCGAGAGCTCGTAGTCCTCGTGCGTGCACTGGTCGAGCAGGGCGTAGAAATCGCCCTCGAGGTTCACGACGAGGATGGGCGTGTCGCCGTCCCAGACGACGCGGTGCTCGCCGGGCAGGATTTCGCTGATGGTTCCGACGCGCGCCCAGCCATCCATGGTCAGCGACGGGACGCGGCGCGAGCCGGCGCGCGCTTTTCGAGGACCTCGAAGCGGAGGTCGTCACGCCGCGGCTGCCCGAAGCGTTCGTCGCCGTAGGGGAAGGGCTTCTTGATGCCCGTCCGCACGTAGCCGCGGCGCTCGTAGAAGGCAATGAGTTCGTCGCGCACGTCGATCACCGTCATGCGCATCGCCGGCAGGCCCCAGTGATTGAAGACCATGCGCTCCGCGCGCGCGAGCAGCTGTTTGCCGACGCCGCCGCCCTGAAGCGTAGGTCGCACCGAAAACATGCCGAAATAGCCGTTGCCGTCCTCCTGTGCGACGTGCGCACACGCCACCGGTTCGCGGGTGGCCGCGTCGACGGCGAGGAGGACCACGCTGTCGGGGCGTGCGATGCACTCGCGCACATCGTCGGCGTCCGTTCGGCGGCCGTCGAGGAGGTCCGCTTCGGTCGTCCAGCCCGCACGGCTGGCGTCTCCGCGATAGGCGGACTCGACGAGCGCGACGATCGCGTCGGCGTCGCGTGGCGTGGCATTGCGAAAGCGCAGGTCGGTCATCGGATCACGCAAGCAGGCGGCGGACTTTGAGCAGGGCGGCGACGAAGGCGTCGATCTCCTCGTGCGTGTTGTAGAACGCGAACGAGGCGCGGCAGGTGGCCGGTACGCCGAAATGATGCATCAGCGGATGCG
This region includes:
- a CDS encoding PepSY-associated TM helix domain-containing protein yields the protein MNPNPAKPRSTTRNGVYRWVRQIHLWVGAWGALAAVLFGLTGLFLANRMGDSAWPQGKSRETGTLTIEVPADARANPKALANWLRSAYQLDATSVRGGRPEGGRVEGRDVKQPAKWSLSGGSARHSWSFDYVPGNLTAELKRSEQSPLAALLRLHKGVSGGLFWRVLQTSFAIGMVLLGLSGIWLWARGRTPKDMVFSVMGMATLVFVAALGLALA
- a CDS encoding Fe2+-dependent dioxygenase: MLLHVPGVLDGDTLAQMRRALVEADWTDGRATVGPQGAQVKRNEQLPDTSPLRQRLAALVLDAVSRNPLFHAATLPARIFPPRFNRYRGGGEYGFHVDGAVMSVDGAPSQPIRSDISCTLFLNEPEDYDGGELIIHDTYGEHEVKLAAGDAIVYPSSSLHRVTPVTRGERLASFFWIQSLVRDDSQRRTLFELDSSIQTLTATGADRESLLRLTGIYHNLLRRWAET
- a CDS encoding catecholate siderophore receptor Fiu gives rise to the protein MAHIRSRKHAPRALGASLLAGLALGATFNATAASPAPDDKETLDRVKVYGARTKRYNGEASSAKFTQTLVDTTQTINVIGNDLFNEQGATSLTEALRNSPGVGTFYAGENGATSTGDAIYMRGFDTSGNIFVDGIRDLGAVSRDVFNVDQIEVTKGPAGTDTGRSSPTGSINLVTKRANLRDANSASLSVGTDDQLRGVADFNRHLSDSTALRVNLMAQDSGVPGRDRVHNDRWGVAASLGFGLDGPTRTHLDLLHVKQDNIPDGWVPTIGLPGYSSPDPTRPYISSAPRVDSTHFYGTTSDFDHVNADMATLRVEHMTDNGSQLRNITRWGRTSQDYMLTSFTATAANLKTPDPNDMSTWTLARSNPTFKDQVNSIVTNQTSLVTHFGEGAVRHDLSTGVEFVRETLDQRGVAPLNGTTWPAANLYHPDPNVTGLVWGHNGADSYGRVNTIAAYAFDTISFGEQWQVNGGLRFDRYDSHYRNARACIATVSATSNSPACNGAPVGTVLPYLNSGDSDTLVNWKVGALYKPTPASSLYANYAVSYQPPGGSTLELSGAANSPNKPGYAPQKTSTAEIGGKWSFSDDALLLTAALYDTRIENEVIPDPSSGTQYQQAGEKRVRGIELSAVGQLTKQWWVSAGYTKMDAEVLKGPSVARDGSNAVPYTPDRAFTAWTTYRFDNGLTLGGGARYSGEMKRGTDGAIGTPASTGDYWVFDAVASYAFSEALDVRLNLYNLADTDYVAAINKSGYRYTPGQPRSALLTFNVRF
- a CDS encoding non-heme iron oxygenase ferredoxin subunit; its protein translation is MDGWARVGTISEILPGEHRVVWDGDTPILVVNLEGDFYALLDQCTHEDYELSAGPVDADEGVVECVLHGARFDLRSGRALCGPAYLPVAKFPVEVVDGVIWTRDDR
- a CDS encoding GNAT family N-acetyltransferase, which produces MTDLRFRNATPRDADAIVALVESAYRGDASRAGWTTEADLLDGRRTDADDVRECIARPDSVVLLAVDAATREPVACAHVAQEDGNGYFGMFSVRPTLQGGGVGKQLLARAERMVFNHWGLPAMRMTVIDVRDELIAFYERRGYVRTGIKKPFPYGDERFGQPRRDDLRFEVLEKRAPARAASRR